A window of the Virgibacillus pantothenticus genome harbors these coding sequences:
- the racE gene encoding glutamate racemase, with the protein MKRAIGVIDSGVGGLTVVSELMRQLPKEKLIYVGDTARCPYGPRSKEEVQQFTWEMVDFLLEKDIKMLVVACNTATAFTLDSLKKHLSIPVIGVIQPGARAAIKFTKNNCIGIIGTEGTIRSHAYTDALKNIKAELDIYAKACPMFVPMVEQGIMEGPKAIQVVKEALLPMMKQKQMDTLILGCTHYPLLKSTIQSVVGTNVTLISSSEETARETSTILEMQHLLNHTEVFPIHQFYTTGDLEMFMQISERIFKERNLQMITIKKAVLHQMQDSK; encoded by the coding sequence GTGAAACGAGCGATAGGAGTCATCGACTCGGGAGTTGGCGGATTAACAGTAGTATCCGAATTAATGCGACAGCTTCCTAAGGAAAAATTAATTTATGTTGGAGATACAGCACGCTGTCCTTATGGCCCAAGGTCAAAAGAAGAAGTACAGCAGTTTACTTGGGAAATGGTTGATTTTTTATTGGAAAAAGATATTAAAATGTTAGTTGTAGCGTGTAATACTGCTACTGCGTTTACATTGGATTCTTTAAAAAAGCATTTATCCATTCCGGTTATTGGCGTTATTCAGCCTGGTGCTAGAGCGGCGATTAAATTTACAAAAAACAATTGTATTGGGATTATTGGAACAGAAGGGACGATCAGAAGCCATGCCTATACAGATGCGTTAAAAAATATTAAAGCAGAGTTGGACATATATGCAAAAGCTTGTCCGATGTTTGTCCCAATGGTAGAACAAGGTATTATGGAGGGACCAAAAGCAATTCAAGTAGTGAAAGAAGCATTACTACCTATGATGAAACAAAAACAGATGGATACACTTATTTTAGGCTGCACCCATTACCCATTACTAAAATCCACAATCCAGTCAGTTGTAGGAACAAATGTCACACTTATTTCTTCCAGCGAAGAAACAGCTAGGGAAACAAGCACCATATTAGAAATGCAACATTTATTAAATCATACAGAAGTGTTTCCAATTCATCAGTTTTATACAACTGGAGATTTGGAAATGTTTATGCAAATCTCTGAACGAATTTTTAAAGAGCGAAATTTACAAATGATAACGATCAAAAAAGCTGTTTTACATCAAATGCAAGATTCTAAATAA